The Raphanus sativus cultivar WK10039 chromosome 2, ASM80110v3, whole genome shotgun sequence genome includes a region encoding these proteins:
- the LOC108842571 gene encoding protein LONGIFOLIA 1, with the protein MAAKLLHSLADDSADLQKQIGCMNGIFQIFDRHHVLTGRRKSLTLGNGNANSIISERDSVDTFYQAKDTFQDANNVGNVKEKQRVSTESSRVSFSSSCSSSPSSPELNTILQPEASAYDQANFPESPTSDPEMTDGNGFSQLGFDLRDVVRDSMYRDARGLSLKTPMTKEEAVRRSSRREDSPRPYGLKQSAPADLNESFRFLAKLRETPQRYNEAGAKGAPPRYSVDSHDTLKSRQKLKELPRLSLDSRERVVRYSVDDLKPVKLPESSSSSNKKRPPSVVAKLMGLETLPGSPVGRDIHKLGLNTFDDSNDPFSRSLREKNLNRAIRFSPSSPRSLGKDPSSPRWRNSDIVMKPLSSSKFPIEPAPWKQAERNRGLQKQPVKAAAPPEVVPKFPPTVYSEMERRLNDLEFKDSGKDLRALKQILEAMQSKAFLDTEKQPQSSILAAQRDYERNQEMPSRTRVPSSSQVYQSPIVIMKPAKLVEKAGIPASSLIPIHSLSGGLNKIRREKPDDNKGASTSSSSKRVTKERSPGKGRAESSSSLSSVDKKALSSSSKKPRQVSKESSASKSSGSVSPRLQQKKAEHDKRSRPPTPPSDSTKSRKPLNRQLAESTSPGGRRSRPKAQKSLQQNDDQASQGSNESRTSSHDMCTPSEAEAATGAEQASVIEAAKAVVSNLMQNKSSPRFSEDGSSANLSLVALEHPSPISVLDTSIYREMEPSPVKTQGYVVAHDSGDEHYEDQWNPAYSFSETTSTFSPEINRKKLQNVEHLVQKLRRLNSTHDEANQDYIASLCETSVPNTDHRYISEILLASGLLLRDFGSGLTTFQLHPSGHPINPELFFVLEQTKGSSTTHLLQKEESKVMNKEKLNRKLVFDTVNELLVEKLASVEATTNPLMKSSAKKTMSAQQLLKELCSDIESLQRQATKRSENFLLEEEDDFLKSILAEDVMIRSGNWVDFSGEVSGLVLDVERLVFKDLVNEIVHAETSRLQAKSGRRRTLFAEQ; encoded by the exons ATGGCTGCAAAGCTTCTGCATTCATTGGCAGATGATAGTGCAGATCTGCAGAAGCAAATTGGTTGTATGAATGGGATTTTTCAGATCTTTGACCGTCACCATGTTCTCACTGGCCGAAGAAAGAGTCTTACTTTAg GTAATGGAAATGCAAATAGCATCATTTCTGAGAGAGACTCTGTTGATACATTTTATCAAGCAAAAGACACT TTTCAGGACGCAAACAATGTTGGGAATGTGAAAGAGAAGCAAAGGGTTTCAACAGAGTCATCAAGGGtttctttctcatcttcttGTTCCTCTTCCCCATCATCTCCTGAGTTGAATACAATACTTCAACCTGAAGCTTCTGCATATGACCAAGCCAATTTTCCTGAATCTCCTACAAGTGACCCTGAGATGACAGATGGGAATGGGTTTTCACAGCTAGGATTTGACCTCAGAGATGTTGTGAGAGACTCTATGTACAGAGACGCCAGAGGGCTTTCGCTCAAGACTCCTATGACCAAAGAGGAAGCAGTCAGACGCAGCAGCAGAAGAGAAGATTCTCCAAGGCCTTACGGTTTGAAGCAATCCGCACCTGCTGATCTCAACGAGTCCTTCCGGTTTCTAGCCAAGCTTAGAGAAACACCTCAACGTTATAACGAGGCTGGAGCAAAGGGTGCACCACCTCGTTACTCTGTTGATTCTCATGACACGCTGAAATCGAGACAGAAGCTGAAAGAGCTGCCTAGgctttcgctggatagtagagaACGAGTGGTGAGATACTCCGTTGATGATCTTAAACCAGTTAAGCTTCCTGAGAGTTCAAGCAGCAGCAACAAGAAACGGCCTCCAAGTGTTGTTGCAAAGCTCATGGGTTTGGAGACACTGCCTGGTTCTCCAGTGGGTAGAGACATCCATAAGCTTGGTCTAAACACTTTTGACGACAGCAACGATCCATTCTCGAGATCTTTGAGGGAGAAAAACCTGAACCGTGCCATCCGGTTCTCTCCTAGCTCACCGAGAAGCTTGGGGAAGGACCCGTCTTCTCCAAGATGGAGAAACTCTGATATTGTCATGAAGCCTCTATCAAGCTCAAAGTTTCCCATTGAGCCAGCTCCGTGGAAGCAAGCTGAGAGAAACAGAGGTCTGCAGAAGCAGCCTGTGAAAGCAGCAGCACCGCCTGAAGTGGTGCCTAAGTTTCCTCCTACCGTGTACAGCGAAATGGAGAGGAGACTGAACGATCTTGAGTTCAAAGATTCAGGGAAAGATCTAAGAGCTCTTAAACAAATATTAGAGGCTATGCAATCAAAGGCGTTCCTGGACACAGAGAAACAACCACAATCCTCAATCTTGGCAGCTCAAAGAGACTATgaaagaaatcaagaaatgCCATCAAGAACGAGAGTTCCTTCATCTTCTCAGGTGTATCAATCTCCGATTGTGATAATGAAACCTGCCAAACTTGTTGAAAAGGCTGGTATCCCTGCGTCATCCCTTATTCCAATCCACAGTCTATCTGGTGGGCTTAATAAGATCCGTAGAGAGAAACCTGATGATAATAAAGGAGCTTCAACAAGTAGTAGTAGTAAACGTGTGACAAAAGAGCGTAGTCCTGGAAAGGGAAGAgctgaatcatcatcatctctcagCTCTGTTGATAAGAAAgctctgtcttcttcttcaaaaaagCCACGTCAGGTTTCCAAAGAAAGTAGTGCTTCAAAGAGTTCAGGCTCTGTAAGTCCAAGGTTGCAGCAGAAGAAGGCTGAGCATGACAAACGCTCACGTCCACCTACTCCTCCGTCTGATTCTACTAAATCAAGGAAACCATTGAACCGACAACTGGCTGAGTCTACTTCTCCTGGTGGCAGACGTAGTAGACCCAAGGCTCAGAAGAGTTTGCAGCAAAATGATGACCAAGCTAGTCAAGGTAGCAATGAATCTAGGACGTCTAGTCATGACATGTGTACTCCTTCTGAAGCAGAAGCCGCTACTGGTGCAGAACAAGCATCTGTAATCGAGGCAGCCAAAGCTGTAGTCTCTAACCTAATGCAGAAT AAATCTAGTCCAAGGTTTAGTGAAGATGGATCATCAGCAAACCTATCACTAGTTGCTTTGGAGCATCCAAGTCCTATTTCTGTTCTTGACACCTCAATTTACAGAGAGATGGAACCATCTCCTGTGAAGACACAAG GTTATGTTGTTGCTCATGACTCTGGTGATGAACATTATGAGGACCAGTGGAACCCAGCGTACAGTTTCTCTGAAACAACATCAACCTTTTCCCCAGAGATAAACCGGAAGAAGCTTCAAAACGTTGAGCACTTGGTTCAAAAGCTCAGACGTCTGAACTCTACCCATGATGAAGCCAACCAAGACTACATTGCTTCCCTCTGTGAGACCTCAGTTCCCAACACCGATCACAGATACATCTCCGAGATTCTACTAGCCTCAGGTCTTCTGCTCCGAGATTTTGGCTCAGGATTAACAACGTTTCAGCTACACCCTTCAGGACATCCGATCAACCCGGAGCTGTTCTTTGTTCTTGAGCAGACTAAAGGAAGCAGCACAACACATCTGCTACAGAAAGAAGAAAGCAAGGTTATGAACAAGGAGAAGCTCAACCGCAAACTTGTGTTTGACACGGTTAATGAGCTTCTTGTGGAGAAGCTAGCATCGGTTGAAGCCACAACGAATCCGTTGATGAAGTCATCTGCTAAGAAAACCATGAGCGCTCAACAGCTACTGAAAGAGCTGTGTTCAGATATAGAATCACTGCAAAGACAAGCCACGAAGAGATCTGAAAACTTCTTgttggaggaagaagatgattttcTGAAGAGTATACTTGCGGAAGATGTGATGATTCGGTCAGGGAACTGGGTGGACTTCAGTGGAGAGGTCTCAGGGTTGGTGCTGGATGTGGAGAGGCTTGTTTTCAAGGATTTGGTGAATGAGATCGTGCATGCAGAAACTAGCCGTTTGCAAGCAAAGTCAGGAAGACGAAGAACGCTTTTTGCAGAACAGTAG
- the LOC108841072 gene encoding uncharacterized protein LOC108841072, whose product MRWERIQRQVGLADSSSSGPGKRWGHTCNAIKGGRFVYVFGGFGSDGCLTNQVHLFDAETQIWSEPVIRGVPPSPRDSHSCTTVGDNLFVFGGTDGKHHLNDLHVLDTCTHTWKCLEARGEGPEAREGHSATLVGKHIFVFGGCGKISGSDDEVFYNDLYLLNTETITWQRAATNGKPPSARDGHTCSTWNNKIIVVGGEESEDLDDYYLSDVHILDTDKFVWKQLKTSGQLLTPRAGHVTVAIESNLFVFGGFTDSQNLYNDLYVLDLETRVWSKLIAMEEGPSGRFSAAAVCLGPYKAGSFLFIGGCNKNLEPLDDIYYLHTDGVYEARLAKTPGRLSLRKQMKLKCQEQKRVAVDQGKTVFQARVTESSPLGYTIETIIDGKVLRGVLLSNSHGSSGKRPAVSDADFDHRAKTQRTLSKDSAGGSQQQAGPVDPSKDQNPCQIEMDTVNKDPSAPVTLDQVNVEPLRNEMSTNDVGAAAEAGPGGELSPQKQDEGRVAAEDANAEQ is encoded by the exons atgaGATGGGAGAGGATCCAACGTCAAGTGGGTCTCgctgattcttcttcttccgggCCGGGGAAGAGATGGGGACACACTTGTAACGCCATTAAAGGAGGCAGATTTGTTTACGTATTCGGTGGGTTTGGTAGCGACGGTTGCTTAACCAATCAAGTTCATCTCTTTGACGCTG AAACGCAGATATGGAGTGAGCCGGTGATCAGAGGGGTACCTCCCTCTCCGAGAGACAGTCACAGCTGTACAACGGTTGGGGATAACCTTTTTGTGTTTGGTGGTACTGATGGGAAACATCATCTCAATGATCTGCATGTCCTAGATACTT GTACACATACTTGGAAATGCCTTGAAGCTAGAGGTGAAGGACCTGAGGCGAGAGAGGGTCATAGTGCAACGCTTGTTGGCAAACACATTTTTGTATTTGGAGGCTGTGGGAAAATCTCTGGTTCGGATGATGAAGTATTCTATAATGACCTTTACTTACTCAACACAG AGACTATCACGTGGCAACGAGCTGCAACAAATGGGAAGCCTCCCTCTGCGCGAGATGGCCACACTTGCTCAACGTGGAACAACAAAATCATTGTAGTAGGTGGCGAAGAATCTGAAGATTTGGATGACTACTATCTCTCAGATGTTCATATCCTTGATACAG ATAAGTTTGTATGGAAGCAGTTGAAAACTTCAGGACAGCTGTTAACACCTAGAGCAGGTCATGTCACCGTTGCAATTGAGAGCAACTTGTTTGTTTTTGGAGGGTTTACTGATTCTCAGAATCTCTACAATGATCTCTATGTGCTTGATCTTG AAACGAGGGTATGGTCCAAGTTAATAGCCATGGAAGAAGGTCCATCTGGTAGATTCTCTGCTGCAGCAGTTTGTTTAGGTCCTTACAAGGCTGGTTCTTTTTTATTCATTGGTGGCTGCAACAAGAATCTTGAGCCGTTGGATGACATCTACTACCTACACacag ATGGTGTATACGAAGCACGGCTCGCTAAGACTCCAGGGAGGTTGTCTTTAAGGAAACAAATGAAGCTAAAATGCCAAGAGCAGAAGAGAGTAGCTGTGGATCAAGGGAAAACGGTGTTTCAAGCCAGGGTTACTGAAAGCTCCCCTTTAGGTTACACTATTGAAACGATCATTGATGGAAAGGTGCTCCGTGGTGTTTTGCTTTCAAACAGTCACGGCAGCTCAGGGAAAAGGCCTGCTGTGTCGGATGCTGATTTTGATCATAGAGCAAAAACACAGAGAACTTTGAGTAAGGATTCAGCAGGTGGTAGCCAACAACAAGCTGGTCCAGTGGATCCTTCTAAAGATCAAAACCCTTGTCAAATCGAAATG GACACTGTGAACAAAGACCCATCAGCACCGGTTACTCTTGATCAGGTGAATGTAGAGCCATTGAGAAATGAGATGTCAACAAACGACGTCGGTGCTGCTGCTGAAGCTGGTCCTGGAGGAGAATTATCGCCTCAAAAGCAAG ATGAAGGAAGAGTTGCTGCAGAAGATGCAAACGCAGAGCAGTAA
- the LOC108841201 gene encoding uncharacterized protein LOC108841201 — MRWEKVQRQVGLADSSSSGPGKRWGHTCNATKGGRFVYVFGGFGSDGRLTNQVHVFDAERQIWTEPMIRGVPPSPRDGHSCTTVRNYLFVFGGTDGKDYLNDLHVLDTSSHTWQCFEVRGEEPYTREAHSATLLGKYIFIFGGCGKVPGLDDEVFYNDLYILDTETITWQRALTTGTRPFERDGHTCSTWNKKIIVLGGEHFDGDYLSDVHVLDTATFAWKQLKTSGEVLTPRGGHVTVAIESKLFVFGGFADTQNLYNDLYVLDLETCVWSKIAMEEGPSARFSAAAACLGPYKAGSFFFFGGCNNLEPLDDIYYLHTDGVYETPGRLSSNRHHSSVQTEGPSSSSRKRTGMLDADCDDRAKTQRTLSKDSAGSSQQADPIEPLRNEMPTDVGGAAAEADPGGDPSPQTQDEGRVAAEDADAEQ; from the exons atgaGATGGGAGAAGGTCCAACGTCAAGTGGGTCTCGCTGATTCCTCTTCTTCCGGGCCTGGAAAGAGATGGGGACACACTTGTAACGCCACAAAAGGAGGCAGATTTGTCTACGTTTTCGGTGGGTTTGGTAGCGACGGTCGCTTGACCAATCAAGTTCATGTCTTCGACGCTG AGAGGCAGATATGGACAGAGCCGATGATCAGAGGGGTACCACCCTCTCCGAGAGACGGTCACAGCTGCACAACAGTTAGGAATTACCTTTTTGTGTTTGGTGGTACTGATGGGAAAGATTATCTCAATGATCTGCATGTTCTAGATACTT CTTCGCATACTTGGCAATGCTTTGAAGTTAGAGGGGAAGAACCTTATACAAGAGAGGCTCATAGTGCAACGCTTCTTGgcaaatacatttttatatttggaGGCTGTGGGAAAGTTCCTGGTTTGGATGATGAAGTGTTCTATAATGACCTTTACATACTTGACACAG AGACTATCACGTGGCAACGAGCTTTAACAACTGGGACGCGTCCCTTTGAACGAGATGGCCACACTTGCTCAACCtggaacaaaaaaatcattgtaTTAGGTGGTGAACATTTCGATGGCGATTATCTCTCCGATGTTCATGTCCTTGATACAG CTACGTTTGCATGGAAGCAGCTGAAAACTTCAGGGGAGGTGTTAACACCTAGAGGAGGTCATGTCACCGTTGCAATTGAGAGCAAGTTATTTGTGTTTGGAGGGTTTGCTGATACTCAGAATCTTTACAATGATCTCTATGTGCTTGATCTTG AAACGTGTGTATGGTCCAAAATAGCCATGGAAGAAGGACCATCTGCTAGATTCTCTGCTGCAGCAGCTTGCTTAGGTCCTTACAAGGCTGgttcctttttcttctttggtGGCTGCAACAATCTTGAGCCTTTGGATGACATCTACTACCTACACAcag ATGGTGTATACGAGACACCAGGGAGGTTGTCTTCAAACAGACACCACAGCTCTGTTCAAACGGAAGGTCCAAGCTCTAGTAGTAG AAAACGGACTGGTATGCTGGATGCTGATTGTGATGATAGAGCAAAGACGCAGAGAACTTTGAGCAAGGATTCTGCAGGTAGTAGCCAACAGGCTGATCCAATCGAGCCATTGAGAAATGAGATGCCAACAGACGTTGGTGGTGCTGCTGCTGAAGCTGATCCTGGAGGAGATCCATCGCCACAAACGCAAG ATGAAGGAAGAGTTGCTGCAGAAGATGCAGACGCAGAGCAATAA
- the LOC108820205 gene encoding cytosolic sulfotransferase 16: MEPNTTQNGSEPELSEFEKTQKKYQDFIASLPKSKGWRPKEILVQHGGHWWQECLLEGLLHAKDHFQARPTDFLVCSYPKTGTTWLKALTYAIVNRSRFDDATNPLLKRNPHEFVPYVEIDFAFYPTVDVLQDRKNPLFSTHIPNGSLPDSIVKSGCKMVYIWRDPKDTFISMWTFLHKEKSQEGQLASLEESFDMFCKGLSVYGPYLDHVLGYWKAYQENPERILFLRYETMRANPLQFVKRLAEFMGYGFTDEEEEKGVAESVVKLCSFETLKNLEANKGDKEREDRPAVYANSAYFRKGKVGDWANYLTPEMAARIDGLVEEKFKDTGLLQHDQ; the protein is encoded by the coding sequence ATGGAACCAAACACAACCCAGAACGGTTCCGAACCCGAACTCTCGGAGTTCGAGAAGACCCAGAAGAAGTACCAAGACTTCATCGCTTCCCTCCCAAAGAGCAAAGGCTGGAGACCCAAAGAGATCCTAGTCCAACACGGCGGACACTGGTGGCAAGAATGTCTCCTCGAAGGCCTTCTCCACGCCAAAGACCATTTCCAAGCCCGACCCACCGACTTCCTCGTCTGCAGCTACCCGAAAACCGGCACCACCTGGCTCAAAGCCCTAACGTACGCCATAGTCAACCGTTCTCGCTTCGACGACGCCACCAACCCTCTCCTCAAACGTAACCCTCACGAGTTCGTTCCTTACGTGGAGATAGACTTCGCGTTTTACCCGACCGTTGACGTCCTTCAAGACCGAAAGAACCCACTATTCTCCACCCATATCCCAAACGGGTCATTACCGGACTCGATAGTGAAGTCAGGTTGCAAGATGGTTTACATCTGGAGAGACCCTAAGGACACGTTCATCTCCATGTGGACTTTCTTACACAAGGAGAAGTCTCAAGAAGGTCAGCTCGCGAGTCTTGAAGAGTCTTTTGATATGTTCTGTAAAGGTTTGTCTGTGTACGGTCCTTATCTTGATCACGTGTTGGGTTACTGGAAGGCTTACCAAGAGAACCCCGAGAGGATCTTGTTTCTTAGGTACGAGACTATGAGAGCTAACCCTTTGCAGTTTGTGAAGAGACTGGCTGAGTTCATGGGTTACGGGTTTACTGATGAGGAAGAGGAGAAAGGGGTCGCTGAGAGTGTTGTGAAGCTTTGTAGTTTCGAGACGTTGAAGAATCTTGAAGCTAATAAAGGAGATAAGGAGAGGGAGGACCGTCCTGCGGTTTATGCGAATAGTGCTTATTTTAGGAAAGGGAAGGTTGGGGATTGGGCTAATTATCTGACTCCGGAGATGGCTGCTCGTATTGATGGGTTAGTGGAAGAGAAGTTTAAAGATACTGGATTGCTTCAACATGATCAGTGA
- the LOC108839974 gene encoding cytosolic sulfotransferase 16-like — protein sequence MEPTTTQNGSELEVELSEFEKTQKKYKDYIASLPKTKGWRPKEIRAQHNGHWWQECLLEGLLHAKDHFQARPTDFLVCSYPKTGTTWLKALTYAIVNRSRFDDATHPLLKRNPHEFVPYVEIDFAFYPTVDVLQDRENPLFATHSPHGSLPESIVDSRCKMVYIWRDPKDTFISMWTFFHKEKSQKGQLASLEESFDMFCKGLSVYGPYLDHVLGYWKAYQENPERILFLRYETMRANPLPFVKRLAEFMGYRFTDEEEERGVAESVVKLCSFETLKNLEANKGDKEREDRPAVYANSAYFRKGKVGDWANYLTPEMAARIDGLVEEKFKDTGLLQHDQ from the coding sequence ATGGAACCAACCACTACCCAGAACGGATCCGAACTCGAAGTCGAACTCTCGGAGTTCGAGAAGACCCAGAAGAAGTACAAAGACTACATTGCTTCCCTCCCAAAGACCAAAGGCTGGAGACCCAAAGAGATCCGAGCCCAACACAACGGACACTGGTGGCAAGAATGTCTCCTCGAAGGCCTTCTCCACGCCAAAGACCATTTCCAAGCCCGACCCACCGACTTCCTCGTCTGCAGCTACCCGAAAACCGGCACCACCTGGCTCAAAGCCCTGACGTACGCCATCGTCAACCGTTCTCGCTTCGACGACGCCACGCACCCTCTCCTCAAACGGAACCCTCACGAGTTCGTGCCTTACGTGGAGATAGACTTCGCGTTTTACCCGACCGTCGACGTCCTCCAAGACCGCGAAAACCCGCTTTTCGCCACCCATAGCCCTCACGGGTCATTACCCGAGTCCATCGTGGACTCCCGTTGCAAGATGGTTTACATCTGGAGAGACCCTAAGGACACTTTCATCTCCATGTGGACTTTCTTCCACAAGGAGAAGTCTCAAAAGGGACAGCTCGCGAGTCTTGAAGAGTCTTTCGATATGTTTTGTAAAGGCTTGTCTGTGTACGGTCCTTATCTTGACCACGTGTTGGGTTACTGGAAGGCTTACCAAGAGAACCCGGAGAGGATCTTGTTCCTTAGGTACGAGACTATGAGAGCTAACCCTTTGCCGTTTGTGAAGAGACTGGCTGAGTTCATGGGTTACCGGTTTACTGATGAGGAAGAGGAGAGAGGTGTCGCTGAGAGTGTTGTGAAGCTTTGTAGTTTCGAGACGTTGAAGAATCTTGAGGCTAATAAAGGAGATAAGGAGAGGGAGGACCGGCCTGCTGTTTATGCGAATAGTGCTTATTTTAGGAAAGGGAAGGTTGGGGATTGGGCTAATTATCTGACTCCGGAGATGGCTGCTCGTATTGATGGGTTAGTGGAAGAGAAGTTTAAAGATACTGGATTGCTTCAACATGATCAGTGA